A window of Haloarcula sp. H-GB4 contains these coding sequences:
- a CDS encoding response regulator, translated as MGHVASGVTVLCVDDEPSYADLIATHLERSDEAVNATGVMSATDGLSYLDEHDVDCIVSDYDMPGTDGLEFLETVRARDPDMPFLLFTSQGSEALASEAVSAGVTDYIQKAHGTQQYAVLAKRVRSAVERVRAKATANAAQARTKRILDATSDAVLVSVADSVVYANPAAVDLFGAADSDELRDRALTELVEPTADGGVETVESVVEDDQTAGQVRRMIRTLAGNSVQASITACDVTWDGNDGTVSVISDRSDTDKREQRLEALHEATRQLMAAEVHNEVAGIGVNAAAEIIGLDVNAVHLVNDDGQLEPVAATASARELVGDLPTFESGDSIAWRVYERGEATAVPDVRLEADVQNPETPIRSELFLPLGEYGILIAASTTIDAFDEADIVAGRVLAANMEAALAAVERDKQLRDREQELSTQNDRLEQFATVVSHDLRNPLNVAIGRLGALKEECDDDNITAIEQALERMQALIDDLLLLARTGDSITEMETIALGTAVEDCWEVVDTGDAALVVDTDRKIQADATRLKQLLENLIRNAIEHSATDEQMQSGGASDYDGPGVTITMSAIPGGFTVSDDGPGIPEADRETVFESGYSTTTDGTGFGLSIVSQIAAAHGWTVTLTESDTGGACFEFTGVDVVSEE; from the coding sequence ATGGGCCATGTGGCGTCGGGTGTTACAGTCCTCTGTGTCGATGACGAACCGTCGTACGCCGACCTCATCGCGACACATCTCGAACGCAGCGACGAGGCGGTCAACGCCACCGGGGTCATGAGCGCTACAGACGGACTGTCGTATCTGGACGAGCACGACGTGGACTGCATCGTCAGCGACTACGATATGCCCGGTACCGACGGACTGGAGTTTCTAGAAACGGTCCGCGCCAGAGACCCGGACATGCCGTTTCTGCTGTTTACAAGCCAAGGGAGCGAGGCGCTCGCGAGCGAGGCAGTCTCGGCCGGTGTCACCGATTACATTCAAAAAGCGCACGGGACCCAGCAGTACGCCGTGCTCGCGAAGCGAGTCCGAAGCGCAGTTGAGCGAGTCAGAGCCAAAGCAACAGCCAACGCCGCACAGGCACGGACGAAACGGATTCTCGACGCGACGAGCGATGCGGTCCTCGTCAGCGTCGCCGACAGCGTCGTGTACGCGAACCCGGCGGCAGTTGATCTGTTCGGTGCCGCCGACAGCGACGAACTCCGCGACCGAGCGCTGACTGAACTCGTCGAGCCAACGGCGGACGGCGGAGTCGAGACCGTCGAAAGCGTCGTCGAAGACGACCAAACGGCCGGCCAGGTCAGACGGATGATACGGACGCTAGCCGGCAACAGCGTTCAGGCCAGCATCACAGCGTGTGACGTGACCTGGGACGGCAACGACGGCACAGTGTCCGTCATCAGCGACCGGAGCGATACAGACAAGCGCGAGCAGCGACTCGAAGCGCTACACGAGGCCACCCGGCAGTTGATGGCCGCCGAAGTCCACAACGAAGTCGCCGGTATCGGCGTCAACGCCGCCGCAGAGATCATTGGACTCGACGTGAACGCCGTCCACCTCGTCAATGATGACGGACAGTTAGAGCCCGTCGCTGCGACCGCATCGGCCCGGGAGTTGGTCGGTGATCTCCCGACGTTCGAGTCGGGCGACAGCATCGCCTGGCGGGTGTACGAACGTGGCGAGGCGACTGCGGTTCCCGACGTGCGGCTGGAAGCAGACGTGCAGAACCCCGAGACACCGATACGCAGTGAACTGTTTCTGCCACTGGGCGAGTACGGCATTCTAATCGCCGCATCAACCACCATCGACGCCTTCGACGAAGCAGACATCGTCGCTGGACGGGTTCTCGCGGCGAACATGGAAGCGGCCCTTGCCGCCGTCGAGCGTGATAAACAGCTCCGTGACCGTGAGCAGGAACTGTCGACGCAAAACGACCGTCTGGAACAGTTCGCGACAGTCGTCAGCCACGACCTTCGAAACCCATTGAACGTCGCTATCGGTCGGCTGGGTGCATTGAAAGAGGAATGTGACGACGACAACATCACTGCGATAGAGCAGGCACTCGAGCGGATGCAGGCGTTGATAGACGACCTGCTGTTGCTGGCCCGGACCGGCGACAGCATCACCGAGATGGAAACGATAGCACTGGGAACGGCAGTCGAGGACTGCTGGGAGGTCGTCGATACCGGCGACGCGGCGCTGGTGGTCGACACCGACCGCAAGATACAGGCAGACGCAACGCGGCTCAAGCAGTTGCTTGAAAACCTTATCCGAAACGCCATCGAGCACAGCGCCACGGACGAGCAGATGCAGTCTGGCGGTGCCAGCGACTACGACGGTCCGGGCGTGACAATAACGATGAGTGCGATTCCAGGTGGATTCACCGTCTCGGATGACGGCCCGGGCATCCCCGAAGCCGACCGGGAGACGGTGTTCGAAAGCGGCTACTCGACGACGACTGACGGGACCGGATTCGGGCTCTCAATTGTCTCACAGATCGCCGCTGCGCATGGCTGGACAGTCACCCTCACTGAAAGTGACACCGGCGGCGCATGCTTCGAGTTTACTGGTGTCGACGTGGTGTCGGAAGAATAG
- a CDS encoding ASCH domain-containing protein, whose amino-acid sequence MAQIDAGEILPNDHVQQMAAEGRVTQMHRGHQYADEGDTFDIDGTEFEVTDVTHRTLGDMTDEDAQREGSEDLAAYKNRMKKVHGSFEWDDDSDVVRHRFAPVDE is encoded by the coding sequence ATGGCACAGATTGACGCCGGCGAGATTCTGCCCAACGACCACGTCCAGCAGATGGCCGCTGAGGGGCGGGTCACTCAGATGCACCGTGGTCACCAGTACGCTGATGAGGGCGACACGTTCGATATCGACGGCACCGAGTTTGAGGTGACAGACGTAACACACCGGACGCTTGGCGACATGACTGACGAGGACGCACAGCGAGAGGGGTCAGAGGACCTCGCTGCGTACAAGAACCGAATGAAGAAAGTCCACGGCAGCTTCGAGTGGGACGACGACAGCGATGTCGTCCGCCACCGGTTTGCGCCCGTCGACGAGTAG
- a CDS encoding GTPase gives MSHPFEGLPTTPTAEELVDKAFSRASRAGGAKDGNEAQQSMLMTASNIASDNMENVVTAWPTIDDLDPFYVELADAVVGEAYPADDDPGIDALKQHLSEISWAADKVVEIRQEYESRVARGDIDTARKLRKQAFARIADVVEEVEDDLAAVSTAHNALKDIPDIRPDEPAIVVAGYPNVGKSSFVNRVTRADNEIASYPFTTTQIRVGHFEDQRIRYQLVDTPGLLDRPPEDRNEIESQAVSALEHLADAVLVFIDPSGECGYPLADQLELRNAIEARFDVPVLTIANKSDLSTDVEADHYMSVTEDDNVDGVLQAAIDAVDYELELPFDE, from the coding sequence ATGAGCCATCCCTTCGAGGGTCTGCCGACGACGCCCACTGCCGAGGAGCTCGTGGACAAAGCCTTCTCGCGGGCGTCACGCGCCGGCGGGGCCAAGGACGGGAACGAAGCCCAGCAGTCGATGCTGATGACGGCGTCGAACATCGCCTCCGACAACATGGAGAACGTGGTGACCGCGTGGCCGACGATTGACGACCTCGACCCCTTCTACGTCGAACTCGCCGACGCCGTTGTCGGCGAGGCCTACCCCGCGGACGACGACCCCGGTATCGACGCGCTGAAACAGCACCTTTCGGAGATCTCGTGGGCCGCCGACAAGGTCGTCGAGATCCGCCAGGAGTACGAGAGCCGCGTCGCCCGCGGCGATATCGACACCGCCCGGAAGCTCCGCAAGCAGGCCTTCGCCCGTATCGCCGACGTCGTCGAGGAAGTCGAAGACGACCTCGCCGCCGTCTCGACCGCACACAACGCCCTCAAAGACATCCCCGACATCCGCCCGGACGAGCCAGCTATCGTCGTCGCCGGCTACCCCAACGTCGGCAAGTCGTCGTTCGTCAACCGCGTTACGCGGGCCGACAACGAGATCGCTTCGTATCCGTTTACCACGACGCAGATCCGCGTCGGTCACTTCGAGGACCAGCGCATCCGCTACCAGCTCGTCGACACACCCGGCCTGCTCGACCGGCCACCGGAGGACCGCAACGAGATCGAGTCACAGGCTGTGAGCGCGCTTGAACACCTCGCCGACGCAGTCCTTGTATTCATCGACCCGAGTGGCGAGTGTGGCTATCCGCTCGCGGACCAGCTGGAACTGCGAAACGCCATCGAAGCGCGCTTCGACGTGCCGGTGCTGACCATCGCAAACAAGAGCGACCTCTCGACGGACGTGGAGGCCGACCACTACATGAGCGTCACCGAAGACGACAACGTCGACGGCGTGTTGCAGGCCGCTATCGACGCGGTGGACTACGAACTCGAACTGCCGTTTGACGAGTAG
- the hisE gene encoding phosphoribosyl-ATP diphosphatase: MNDDTDDVIDELFAVIEDRKANLPEDSYTASLFTHEKGENAVLEKLGEETTELILAAKDDDTEELAHESADIVYHLLVLLSMKEMDVDDLRTELAKRR, encoded by the coding sequence ATGAACGACGACACCGACGACGTTATCGACGAACTGTTCGCTGTCATCGAGGACCGCAAGGCGAACCTTCCCGAAGACTCCTATACGGCGTCGCTGTTCACCCACGAGAAGGGCGAAAACGCCGTGCTGGAGAAGCTCGGCGAAGAGACCACGGAACTGATTCTGGCGGCCAAAGACGACGACACCGAGGAACTGGCCCACGAGTCAGCCGACATCGTCTATCATCTGCTCGTCCTGTTGTCGATGAAGGAGATGGACGTCGACGATTTGCGGACGGAACTGGCCAAGCGACGGTAA
- a CDS encoding SIMPL domain-containing protein produces the protein MVSRPLAIAGVLTLLVAGGVGFALADTGTVAPSTNSTVSVNADATVERAPDRATVTVAAVGRGETAEAARNNLSGDADAITSALEAEGADVTSSRFQIRPEYEESREGREQVGYVAIHTVEAETSNVSTAGTLIDAAVDAGADRVEGVRYSLSEETRQDAREEALTTAMDNARTDAEVVAAAEDRSVGDAVTVQTSDHGRPVVYAEAMAASDAGGRTNIQPGDVTVDASVSVTYELE, from the coding sequence ATGGTATCACGACCACTCGCAATCGCTGGTGTGCTGACATTGCTCGTCGCCGGTGGCGTTGGATTCGCACTCGCGGATACTGGAACCGTCGCACCGTCAACGAATTCGACCGTGAGCGTCAACGCCGATGCGACCGTCGAACGCGCGCCCGACCGTGCAACTGTCACCGTCGCCGCCGTGGGCCGCGGTGAGACCGCCGAAGCGGCGCGCAACAACCTCAGCGGCGACGCTGACGCCATCACGTCGGCGCTGGAAGCCGAGGGCGCAGACGTGACCTCCTCTCGGTTCCAGATCCGCCCCGAGTACGAGGAGAGTCGAGAGGGTCGCGAACAGGTGGGCTACGTGGCGATCCACACCGTCGAGGCCGAAACGAGCAACGTTTCGACTGCCGGGACACTCATCGATGCCGCAGTCGACGCCGGCGCGGATCGTGTCGAGGGCGTGCGCTACTCACTGAGCGAGGAGACGCGACAGGACGCCCGTGAAGAAGCCCTGACGACCGCTATGGACAACGCTCGGACGGACGCCGAAGTCGTCGCCGCTGCGGAGGATCGATCCGTCGGTGACGCTGTCACGGTCCAGACCAGCGACCACGGCCGCCCCGTCGTGTACGCGGAAGCGATGGCTGCCAGTGATGCCGGCGGACGCACGAACATCCAGCCCGGCGATGTCACTGTCGACGCCTCCGTTAGTGTCACGTACGAACTAGAATAA
- the pdxT gene encoding pyridoxal 5'-phosphate synthase glutaminase subunit PdxT, with the protein MTLRAGVLAVQGDVSEHGDAIERAAAAHDRTAEVVEIREAGLVPDCDVLLLPGGESTTISRLIHREGIAEEIESHVEAGKPVLATCAGLIVSATDAQDDRVDTLNVIDVSVERNAFGRQKDSFEAPLDVTGLGESFPAVFIRAPVIDYVGEDIEVLATWDDRPVAVRDGPVVGTSFHPELTEDPRIHDLAFFDSVES; encoded by the coding sequence ATGACGCTACGCGCGGGTGTACTCGCGGTTCAGGGCGATGTCTCTGAACACGGGGACGCAATCGAGCGGGCAGCAGCGGCCCACGACCGGACTGCGGAGGTCGTCGAGATACGCGAGGCAGGGCTGGTCCCGGACTGCGATGTCCTGTTGCTACCAGGCGGGGAATCGACCACGATTTCGCGGCTTATCCACCGGGAAGGTATCGCAGAAGAGATCGAGTCCCACGTCGAGGCCGGCAAGCCGGTGCTGGCGACGTGTGCTGGGCTCATCGTCAGCGCGACCGACGCACAGGACGACCGCGTCGACACGCTGAACGTCATCGATGTCTCCGTCGAACGCAACGCCTTCGGCCGACAGAAGGACAGCTTCGAGGCCCCACTTGACGTGACCGGGCTCGGTGAGTCGTTCCCGGCAGTGTTCATCCGTGCACCGGTCATCGACTACGTGGGCGAGGACATTGAAGTGCTGGCGACGTGGGACGACCGCCCGGTCGCGGTCCGTGACGGGCCGGTCGTCGGCACGTCATTCCATCCCGAACTGACCGAGGACCCACGCATCCACGATCTGGCCTTTTTCGACTCCGTGGAGTCGTAG